tcaCTGACATTGAGGAAGATGAcatggaggaggaagaggatgaGATAGTGGATGAAGAGgcagaggaggaagaggaagaaGGAAATGATGAAGCAGCAGATGATGTAGAGGAACCAGAAGAGGAGGAAACTGCCACCACAGCAAAAGATCAGGAGGAATATGAGTATCCAATCGACTCCCATTTCCAGGGCCAAGACTACATGGACAACTTCTACTATGATAAGAATCTCCAGACCACCAAAGCATCCACCCAACCACAGACACGGGTGGACAGCGGTGAGTTTTCATTCTCTCATGCTACTAATCTGTGTTGCTTACTTTCTCTCTTTGATACATTCATTGATTGAActattttgtgtgtttgatcTTTCTCTTCTATCAGTAGTGCCCACTTCTCGTCCTACAGACGGTGTTGATGTGTATTTTGAGATGCCGGGTGACGACAGCGAACACGCCAACTTTTTGCGTGCTAAGATGGACCTGGAGGAGCGGCGAATGAAACGCATCAATGAGGTCAGGGGGCGGGACTTAACACACAACAAACATTTTCACTAATGTTTGTATTATATAATCCAAACATCTGTGACCCTAATAAATGTGggtgtaaaaatatatattttttgtgtctGCACAGATCATGAAGGAATGGGCAGAGGCCGACAACCAATCAAAGAACCTGCCAaagtcagacagacaggctcTGAATGAAGTAAGCCAATCGCAATGCTCCTCCTATGTAACGCCATTTTTTACTGTCTGAAGTTACCCAGGGCTgtaaatattaatcagacttaaAAAAGGTATTAAGGTTTTGTTTTGATCACCTGTTTTAGGTTGCACAGTATTCCAATCGCCAACAGTAATTTAATACAGTTATGGATAgtcttaaagctcacataacacaagctgtttctgCAAATCTCATgctaatcttgagtacctatagagtagtattgcatCCTTCATGCCTCCAAAGAGTCTtcagttttatcagatttatgaaAGACTAAACAGCTGTACCACTACTTTCCAAAAAAAAAGTCGAGCTCATGGAGGCGTAAGAAGCCAAACTTAGGTTTGAGTATCATAAGAAATTCCCATTCCCATTCCAGTTCCATTTCTGGGTTCTGATTCTATTATAATGaaagaaatatgaaaaataatgcacaatacTTTTCCACAATtccatttgtgtttattaatcactgtcaaaatattttaaacacagcatttaaatgattctgGGTGaaatgcccatataaggacttccactgtacttcctgcactgcTTACGCAACAGATTCAGTGGTagaaaaaacattctaaaacttgTACAAACCAAGTGAATTCTGCAAAGaaattttttctctctttctcccccAGCATTTCCAGTCAGTTTTACAGACTCTTGAGGAGCAAGTAGCCGGTGAGAGACAGCGATTGGTGGAAACACATCTGGCCCGTGTGGTGGCTACGCTGAATAACAACCGCAGACTGGCACTTGAAAGCTATCTGAGCGCAGTGCAAAGCGACCCACCACAGGTCTGAGAATTGGCGGATAAAATAATAGCTTAAtgtcatatttacattttgtgGCGTTAATAGGGGAAATAATGTTAGTTCAGGAATATTATCAGAAGGAAGAAATAATGCAGAACAATAttgtatattattataataaaataacagcAGAAGATATTTTATCAACATGTAAGTACAGATTAAACATCACACTCAATAATATTGTAATACATCCAGGATTATGTGTGATCTTTTTAATTAGACTGTTTTTTAGTTAGATAAGTAACTTGTTTTTAAATGCCGGCTTTATTGTATATCTGCAGCTCTAGCATGTGTTTTAATACAGTATTATAGTGTATATTCTGCATCTTATTTTCGTTCTGTTCCTCTCTCGCTCTTTCAGCCCGAGCGAGTGCTTCAGGCTTTAAAGCGTTACATGGCTGCAGAGCAGAAGGACCGGAGACACACGCTGCGTCATTACCAACACATCGAGTCTGCCGACCCTCAGAAAGCCGAGCAGATGAAATTCCAGGTTTGACACATTCAAGCACTTTCTCCTCATACATGAATCTCAATCTTTTCATTTGTCTTCAAactatttatattgtttttaaattaagtttgcaAACAGCAGATAAATAATGACTGTGTGAATGTGTCAGTTTTtgtatttaaaggcggggtgcatgatctttgaaagccaatgttgacatttgaaatcacctaaacaaacacgcccctaccctaatagaatctggaccttatATTGATAGACCctccccacacatacacaacccaggcaacgatgttgattagtagacatgccccttactgctgattggctacaagtgtgttttggtactcggcctgacttccttttttcaaagcgtttctcaaaaatcgtgcaccccgcctttaagaccAGCAAGATCTCAGTACTGGTGTagctacagtatataaatgcattgatgtaaatgctaatataaaataaaaaatgtatttgtgtgtttaaagGTGTACACACACCTGCATGTGATCGAGGAGAGGATGAACCAGAGTCTGGCTCTGCTATATAAAGTCCCCGGCTTGGCAGAGAAACTTCATGATGAAATCCGTAAGAGTTTGTGTTACAAAGACTTAATTAATCTTCCATGTAAATGCTGTGATCTCAAAAGTGTGTATtattctctctgtctctgtgtATAGAGGAGTTAGTGAAAACAGAGCGAGGTGACATCAGTGAACTTATGACCACTTCCTTCTCTGAGACACGGACAACAGAGGAGCTTCTTCCTGCTGAGAGTGAGGAAGAGAGAGATGATGAAGAGGAAGAGGAGAGAGCTTTCCAGAACCGGCCCTACCCACCACGCATCGGTACACATGCATTATAAAGGACACAAATAGTGTCAGCATATTAACAAACTATGTATAATAGtatacttataataataatactatttccttatgtgtttatttttctttctttaatgTTTTGGAAATAAAGAACCCCAGCCAAATGAAAAGAAAGGTGAGCGCTATGGTTTTTTCATGTGGTAATATGCATTTGTTTCATAATATAATAGtcttaatatacagtataagccTGAATAACTGTATGATCATTCTTTGGTCTTTCCACAGTTTCCTCAGTGGATGAATATGATTACACCACATCTGAAAGAGGACCGACTTATGAATATGAAGAGAAAGTAGGAAAATTAATCTGCCCATACTACTATTACTAAATTATTATTACTGTTACtacctttacattttttagaaaaaTCTTTTTAGTAAATGCATGTTACTGTAACAAACGTTATGTGTTCAATCTCAGGTTAACacacaaactaaaaaaatagagattgaatgcattgtaagtccCTTTGGATCAAAGTGTTTGCTTGATGGGTAAATGTAAATGCTCTCTTGCCAGTGTGACCTACCAAATATTACCCACAATGCCCAGCTGTATGTATGCGTATTTGCAATTCATGTAGTTGTTCAGATTTACCACTAGAGGGAGCTAACTGTGTTTAAATGTGTACAAGGTTAATATGGCTATACAGAATGGATGTTTCCTACTAAGCTGACCTGATATTTCTCATTGGAAATTGAgccatatttaaaatgattatttccTCTCCCTGTGCTCCTGTGTTTCTCAGATCAACACATCAGTAGAACTGAAGCAGGTGGTCTACAAGTCTCCAGGAATTCAAAGAGATGAG
This sequence is a window from Misgurnus anguillicaudatus chromosome 24, ASM2758022v2, whole genome shotgun sequence. Protein-coding genes within it:
- the aplp1 gene encoding amyloid beta precursor like protein 1 isoform X3, coding for MGQITPLILMILLSYCVWRDEAVGMTEVNGPVGGPHVAEPQIAMFCGRQLLHMNTETGHWEPDPQGRQGCFTQPSKILSYCQEMYPELQISHVEESSSPATIQGWCKKGWGHCQTRTFIVVPYRCLVGEYVSEALLVPDRCRFLHQEQMDSCESYVYWHNIAKEACTADSLELHSYGMLLPCGERFRGVEYVCCPGRAGASGRGETETTDAAQEATPLVSMAGEKVVTSVKTVPTTPSPSPVTDIEEDDMEEEEDEIVDEEAEEEEEEGNDEAADDVEEPEEEETATTAKDQEEYEYPIDSHFQGQDYMDNFYYDKNLQTTKASTQPQTRVDSVPTSRPTDGVDVYFEMPGDDSEHANFLRAKMDLEERRMKRINEIMKEWAEADNQSKNLPKSDRQALNEHFQSVLQTLEEQVAGERQRLVETHLARVVATLNNNRRLALESYLSAVQSDPPQPERVLQALKRYMAAEQKDRRHTLRHYQHIESADPQKAEQMKFQVYTHLHVIEERMNQSLALLYKVPGLAEKLHDEIQELVKTERGDISELMTTSFSETRTTEELLPAESEEERDDEEEEERAFQNRPYPPRIEPQPNEKKVSSVDEYDYTTSERGPTYEYEEKINTSVELKQVVYKSPGIQRDELQPDVLETFNRGAMVGLLVVAVAIAMVMVISLLLVRRKPYGTISHGIVEQVDPMLTPEERQLNKMQNHGYENPTYKFFEQMN
- the aplp1 gene encoding amyloid beta precursor like protein 1 isoform X1 → MGQITPLILMILLSYCVWRDEAVGMTEVNGPVGGPHVAEPQIAMFCGRQLLHMNTETGHWEPDPQGRQGCFTQPSKILSYCQEMYPELQISHVEESSSPATIQGWCKKGWGHCQTRTFIVVPYRCLVGEYVSEALLVPDRCRFLHQEQMDSCESYVYWHNIAKEACTADSLELHSYGMLLPCGERFRGVEYVCCPGRAGASGRGETETTDAAQEATPLVSMAGEKVVTSVKTVPTTPSPSPVTDIEEDDMEEEEDEIVDEEAEEEEEEGNDEAADDVEEPEEEETATTAKDQEEYEYPIDSHFQGQDYMDNFYYDKNLQTTKASTQPQTRVDSVVPTSRPTDGVDVYFEMPGDDSEHANFLRAKMDLEERRMKRINEIMKEWAEADNQSKNLPKSDRQALNEHFQSVLQTLEEQVAGERQRLVETHLARVVATLNNNRRLALESYLSAVQSDPPQPERVLQALKRYMAAEQKDRRHTLRHYQHIESADPQKAEQMKFQVYTHLHVIEERMNQSLALLYKVPGLAEKLHDEIQELVKTERGDISELMTTSFSETRTTEELLPAESEEERDDEEEEERAFQNRPYPPRIEPQPNEKKVSSVDEYDYTTSERGPTYEYEEKINTSVELKQVVYKSPGIQRDELQPDVLETFNRGAMVGLLVVAVAIAMVMVISLLLVRRKPYGTISHGIVEQVDPMLTPEERQLNKMQNHGYENPTYKFFEQMN
- the aplp1 gene encoding amyloid beta precursor like protein 1 isoform X4; the protein is MGQITPLILMILLSYCVWRDEAVGMTEVNGPVGGPHVAEPQIAMFCGRQLLHMNTETGHWEPDPQGRQGCFTQPSKILSYCQEMYPELQISHVEESSSPATIQGWCKKGWGHCQTRTFIVVPYRCLVGEYVSEALLVPDRCRFLHQEQMDSCESYVYWHNIAKEACTADSLELHSYGMLLPCGERFRGVEYVCCPGRAGASGRGETETTDAAQEATPLVSMAGEKVVTSVKTVPTTPSPSPVTDIEEDDMEEEEDEIVDEEAEEEEEEGNDEAADDVEEPEEEETATTAKDQEEYEYPIDSHFQGQDYMDNFYYDKNLQTTKASTQPQTRVDSVPTSRPTDGVDVYFEMPGDDSEHANFLRAKMDLEERRMKRINEIMKEWAEADNQSKNLPKSDRQALNEHFQSVLQTLEEQVAGERQRLVETHLARVVATLNNNRRLALESYLSAVQSDPPQPERVLQALKRYMAAEQKDRRHTLRHYQHIESADPQKAEQMKFQVYTHLHVIEERMNQSLALLYKVPGLAEKLHDEIQELVKTERGDISELMTTSFSETRTTEELLPAESEEERDDEEEEERAFQNRPYPPRIEPQPNEKKVSSVDEYDYTTSERGPTYEYEEKINTSVELKQVVYKSPGIQRDELQPDVLETFNRGAMVGLLVVAVAIAMVMVISLLLVRRKPYGTISHGIVEVDPMLTPEERQLNKMQNHGYENPTYKFFEQMN
- the aplp1 gene encoding amyloid beta precursor like protein 1 isoform X2, with the protein product MGQITPLILMILLSYCVWRDEAVGMTEVNGPVGGPHVAEPQIAMFCGRQLLHMNTETGHWEPDPQGRQGCFTQPSKILSYCQEMYPELQISHVEESSSPATIQGWCKKGWGHCQTRTFIVVPYRCLVGEYVSEALLVPDRCRFLHQEQMDSCESYVYWHNIAKEACTADSLELHSYGMLLPCGERFRGVEYVCCPGRAGASGRGETETTDAAQEATPLVSMAGEKVVTSVKTVPTTPSPSPVTDIEEDDMEEEEDEIVDEEAEEEEEEGNDEAADDVEEPEEEETATTAKDQEEYEYPIDSHFQGQDYMDNFYYDKNLQTTKASTQPQTRVDSVVPTSRPTDGVDVYFEMPGDDSEHANFLRAKMDLEERRMKRINEIMKEWAEADNQSKNLPKSDRQALNEHFQSVLQTLEEQVAGERQRLVETHLARVVATLNNNRRLALESYLSAVQSDPPQPERVLQALKRYMAAEQKDRRHTLRHYQHIESADPQKAEQMKFQVYTHLHVIEERMNQSLALLYKVPGLAEKLHDEIQELVKTERGDISELMTTSFSETRTTEELLPAESEEERDDEEEEERAFQNRPYPPRIEPQPNEKKVSSVDEYDYTTSERGPTYEYEEKINTSVELKQVVYKSPGIQRDELQPDVLETFNRGAMVGLLVVAVAIAMVMVISLLLVRRKPYGTISHGIVEVDPMLTPEERQLNKMQNHGYENPTYKFFEQMN